The Crocosphaera subtropica ATCC 51142 genome includes a window with the following:
- the ilvB gene encoding biosynthetic-type acetolactate synthase large subunit, which yields MVSSIAKITSPLAETPQRRTGAYALIDSLVRHGVKHIFGYPGGAILPIYDELYRAEARGDIQHFLVRHEQGASHAADGYARATGKVGVCFGTSGPGATNLVTGIATAHLDSIPMVVVTGQVGRAAIGSDAFQETDIFGITLPIVKHSYVVRHAEDMAKIVAEAFHIASTGRPGPVLIDVPKDVGLEECDYIPVEPGQVKLPGYRPTVKGNPRQINAALSLIETSERPLLYVGGGAIAANAHAQVQELAERFQIPVTTTLMGIGSFDEHHPLSVGMLGMHGTAYANFAVSECDLLIAVGARFDDRVTGKLDEFASRARVIHIDIDPAEVGKNRLPEVPIVGDVRQVLEQLLQRSREIDVPLDAEKTTPWLNRINRWREQYPLVAPHYDHRISPQEVIVEVGRQAPHAYYTTDVGQHQMWAAQFLNNGPRRWISSAGLGTMGYGMPAAMGVKVALPEEEVICISGDASFQMNLQELATLAQYNIAAKTVIINNGWQGMVRQWQQTFYGERYSSSNMQTGMPDFELLAKAFGVKGITVTEHSQLAGAVAEMLAHDGPVLMDVHVKRDENCYPMVAPGKSNAQMIGLPELKSSELMTELIRCTYCGTDNPVTNKFCPECGTKI from the coding sequence GTGGTTTCTTCAATAGCAAAAATAACTTCACCCTTAGCAGAAACTCCCCAACGGCGTACAGGGGCTTATGCCTTAATCGATAGCCTGGTACGTCACGGCGTTAAACACATTTTTGGTTATCCGGGGGGAGCAATTCTCCCCATCTATGACGAATTATACCGAGCCGAAGCTAGGGGAGACATCCAACATTTCTTAGTGCGCCACGAACAAGGAGCGTCCCATGCGGCCGATGGTTATGCCCGTGCTACGGGTAAAGTGGGAGTCTGTTTCGGAACCTCTGGACCAGGGGCAACCAATTTAGTGACAGGGATCGCCACGGCACACCTGGATTCAATTCCGATGGTAGTGGTAACGGGACAAGTGGGAAGGGCGGCCATTGGTAGCGACGCTTTCCAAGAAACGGATATTTTTGGGATTACCCTACCTATTGTTAAACATTCCTATGTGGTGCGTCATGCCGAAGATATGGCTAAAATCGTGGCTGAAGCGTTTCATATCGCCAGTACGGGACGACCAGGACCGGTCTTAATTGATGTTCCCAAAGATGTCGGCCTTGAAGAATGTGACTATATTCCCGTTGAACCTGGCCAAGTGAAATTACCAGGGTATCGTCCTACGGTGAAAGGAAACCCCCGTCAAATTAATGCAGCCTTATCCTTAATCGAAACCTCAGAACGTCCTTTATTGTATGTTGGGGGTGGAGCGATCGCCGCTAATGCCCACGCTCAAGTCCAAGAATTGGCTGAACGGTTTCAAATTCCTGTCACCACCACGTTAATGGGTATTGGTTCCTTTGATGAACATCACCCGTTATCGGTGGGAATGTTGGGAATGCACGGCACTGCTTACGCTAACTTTGCGGTGAGTGAGTGTGATTTATTGATCGCGGTGGGAGCCAGATTTGATGATCGGGTAACGGGTAAATTGGATGAGTTTGCTTCCCGTGCTAGGGTCATTCATATTGATATTGATCCGGCGGAAGTGGGTAAAAATAGACTCCCTGAAGTTCCCATCGTCGGAGATGTGCGTCAGGTATTAGAACAATTATTACAGCGATCGCGAGAAATTGATGTTCCTCTGGATGCTGAAAAAACCACACCTTGGTTAAACCGTATTAATCGTTGGCGTGAACAATATCCCCTCGTTGCTCCCCATTATGACCATCGCATCTCCCCTCAAGAGGTGATCGTCGAAGTGGGTCGTCAAGCTCCTCACGCCTACTATACGACGGATGTGGGACAGCATCAAATGTGGGCGGCGCAATTCTTAAATAACGGGCCCCGTCGTTGGATTTCTAGCGCAGGGTTAGGCACAATGGGTTATGGAATGCCGGCAGCGATGGGTGTTAAAGTGGCGCTACCCGAAGAAGAGGTAATCTGTATTAGCGGTGATGCGAGTTTTCAGATGAATCTCCAAGAGTTGGCAACCCTCGCACAGTATAACATTGCTGCGAAAACCGTCATTATTAATAATGGTTGGCAGGGAATGGTACGCCAATGGCAACAAACCTTTTACGGTGAGCGTTATTCTTCGTCTAATATGCAGACGGGAATGCCTGATTTTGAATTATTGGCTAAAGCGTTCGGTGTTAAAGGAATCACTGTTACAGAGCATTCTCAGTTGGCTGGTGCAGTGGCTGAAATGTTAGCCCATGATGGCCCTGTTTTGATGGATGTTCATGTGAAACGGGATGAAAATTGTTATCCGATGGTTGCCCCTGGTAAGAGTAATGCTCAAATGATCGGACTTCCTGAGTTAAAGTCTTCCGAGTTGATGACAGAGTTAATTCGTTGTACTTACTGTGGTACGGATAACCCTGTTACTAACAAGTTTTGTCCTGAATGTGGCACAAAAATATAA
- the menA gene encoding 2-carboxy-1,4-naphthoquinone phytyltransferase: MTTTPTTTQSLPPSKGKLWLAAIKPPMYSVAIIPITVGTAAAFGETGLFDTKIFGTFLTSAILIIAWLNISNDVFDAETGIDKNKAHSIVNLTGNKSLMFWLANAFLGLGILGILLIAWWQKDVTVLSIIVLCCALGYTYQGPPFRFGYQGLGEIICFFAFGPLAIAAAYYSQSQEFSLLSLAPGILIGISTSIILFCSHFHQVEDDLAAGKRSPIVRLGTKLGSVVLMVTTALFFFLIGIFSLFNLFSFWTALVFLSCPIAYQLVSHVNKNHDQPAQVSNCKFIAVRLHFFSGILLTLGLILPKIL; this comes from the coding sequence ATGACCACAACACCCACCACAACTCAGAGTTTACCCCCATCAAAAGGAAAATTGTGGCTTGCTGCCATCAAACCCCCTATGTACAGCGTCGCTATTATACCAATTACTGTAGGAACTGCGGCTGCTTTTGGGGAAACAGGACTATTTGACACCAAAATTTTTGGGACTTTTTTAACATCAGCTATTTTAATTATTGCTTGGCTCAATATTAGTAATGATGTTTTTGATGCTGAGACAGGAATTGATAAAAATAAAGCTCATTCTATTGTCAATTTGACAGGAAATAAGTCCTTAATGTTTTGGTTAGCTAATGCTTTTTTAGGCTTAGGCATTCTAGGAATTTTATTAATCGCCTGGTGGCAAAAAGATGTAACAGTCTTAAGCATTATAGTGCTTTGTTGTGCTTTAGGCTATACTTACCAAGGACCTCCTTTTCGTTTTGGCTATCAAGGGTTAGGGGAAATTATTTGTTTTTTTGCTTTTGGTCCTCTGGCGATCGCTGCTGCTTATTATTCCCAAAGCCAAGAATTTTCTTTATTAAGTTTAGCCCCAGGAATTCTCATAGGAATTAGCACATCTATTATTCTTTTTTGTTCCCATTTTCATCAAGTAGAAGATGATTTAGCTGCGGGAAAACGTTCCCCTATCGTTCGTTTAGGAACAAAATTAGGCTCTGTAGTATTAATGGTAACAACAGCCTTGTTTTTCTTTTTGATTGGTATATTTTCTCTATTTAATCTCTTTTCTTTTTGGACTGCTTTAGTGTTTCTAAGTTGTCCGATTGCTTATCAATTGGTGAGTCATGTTAACAAAAATCATGATCAACCTGCTCAAGTTAGCAATTGTAAATTTATTGCAGTTAGACTTCACTTTTTTAGTGGAATTTTATTAACTTTAGGATTAATTCTACCTAAAATTTTATAA